A genomic region of Thermodesulfobium narugense DSM 14796 contains the following coding sequences:
- a CDS encoding DUF362 domain-containing protein, whose amino-acid sequence MKGRRCGHGIGRHHRGKVGRFSRNNFNNLFGVGAVNSQIENIQTSTVESTNDKALKTPRKLKVARVDPILCKGCEVCLRFCKKGAISIVDGKARVDEPKCVGCGACVKGCKNGAISLVDRL is encoded by the coding sequence ATGAAAGGTCGTCGTTGTGGACATGGAATTGGAAGGCATCATAGGGGGAAAGTGGGGCGTTTTTCAAGGAATAATTTTAATAACCTTTTTGGAGTTGGAGCGGTTAATTCACAGATTGAGAATATTCAAACAAGTACGGTTGAAAGTACTAACGATAAAGCTTTAAAGACACCAAGAAAATTAAAGGTTGCAAGAGTAGACCCTATTTTGTGCAAAGGATGCGAAGTGTGCCTAAGGTTTTGTAAAAAGGGAGCAATATCGATTGTAGATGGGAAGGCGCGTGTGGATGAGCCCAAGTGTGTGGGCTGTGGAGCTTGCGTAAAGGGTTGCAAAAATGGTGCCATAAGTTTAGTTGATAGGTTATGA
- a CDS encoding MBL fold metallo-hydrolase: MRIQTLDLNFLNSKHVLSSYLVETDPPFLIETGPDSTFENLKTALNKAGYEIKDIKNVFITHIHLDHSGAAFRFASEGAKIYVHPNGKKHLVNPDRLIRSATMVYKERTRELWGDTLPIDEEKVIETSDEQIVTIGNVQVRVIESPGHAKHHNVYLIEDHLFTGDTGGVRINDGPIMPAVPPPDIDIPLWLKTIEKMKSLKPTYICPSHFGCFDDALDHLEILKENLIKYDEFIRKQIKFSDDYNTLFPIFKEYVDSFFTDKKVRDFYQFANPDEMNLAGLIRYAKVNKFDVK, encoded by the coding sequence ATGAGAATTCAAACGCTTGACTTAAATTTCTTAAATTCAAAACACGTTTTGAGTAGTTATCTTGTAGAAACAGATCCCCCTTTCTTAATAGAAACAGGCCCAGATTCAACATTTGAAAATCTAAAAACTGCTTTGAATAAAGCCGGCTATGAAATAAAGGATATTAAAAATGTCTTTATCACCCACATACACCTGGATCACTCTGGCGCTGCATTCAGGTTTGCAAGTGAAGGTGCAAAAATTTACGTACACCCAAACGGCAAAAAGCATCTTGTAAATCCAGATAGGCTTATTAGATCGGCTACAATGGTCTATAAAGAAAGAACTCGTGAACTCTGGGGAGACACTCTTCCTATTGACGAAGAAAAGGTAATAGAGACCTCAGATGAACAAATTGTAACTATAGGAAACGTTCAAGTCAGAGTAATAGAGTCTCCAGGACATGCAAAACATCACAACGTTTATCTTATTGAAGACCACCTTTTTACAGGCGATACTGGAGGAGTAAGGATTAATGACGGCCCAATTATGCCAGCAGTTCCACCTCCAGATATAGATATCCCCCTGTGGTTAAAAACTATAGAGAAGATGAAGAGCCTTAAACCCACTTATATATGTCCTTCACACTTTGGATGCTTTGATGATGCATTAGATCACCTTGAAATCTTAAAAGAAAACTTGATAAAATATGACGAATTTATAAGAAAACAAATAAAATTTTCAGACGATTACAATACTCTATTTCCAATATTCAAAGAATACGTAGACTCGTTTTTCACAGACAAAAAAGTTAGAGACTTCTACCAGTTTGCAAATCCAGATGAGATGAACCTTGCAGGGCTAATTAGGTATGCGAAGGTAAATAAGTTTGATGTGAAGTGA
- a CDS encoding Rpn family recombination-promoting nuclease/putative transposase, giving the protein MEDIYQTHDKFFKQIISNIENAKSFVEFSLPKEILEQLDLDTIKPINTEKISKKYKRFNLDIAFRFQTKTSSAQVYYLLEHKSETGSFSNIQILSYMLAIWEEDMKNKRPIEPIIPVVFYHGKTNWDKPIDFSDLFEEKYIYKDYLPAFKYILIDTNKIEEERFRLNINNKCLLSALLLFKFIFLGKDLNKYSEILYIVKDLDLDEFLIYLMYITTVNDLEEEEIKTILDSTVGGDKMAPVIEKWIEKGREEGIKKGKEEGLLEGMEKGKIEGMIIEAQDLLLDAIEAKFDKVPRDIKLMVKKTKDRDKLRSILKATIKVQSIDEIRDMF; this is encoded by the coding sequence ATGGAAGATATATACCAGACACATGATAAATTTTTTAAACAGATAATCTCAAATATTGAGAATGCAAAAAGCTTTGTTGAATTCTCTTTGCCAAAAGAGATTTTAGAACAACTTGACCTTGATACAATAAAACCTATAAACACAGAAAAGATTTCAAAGAAGTATAAAAGGTTTAATTTAGACATAGCTTTTAGATTTCAGACAAAAACCAGTTCAGCCCAGGTGTATTATCTACTGGAGCACAAATCAGAGACGGGAAGCTTTAGTAATATCCAGATACTCTCATATATGCTTGCAATATGGGAAGAGGATATGAAAAACAAAAGGCCAATAGAGCCAATTATTCCAGTAGTTTTCTATCACGGAAAAACAAATTGGGACAAACCTATAGATTTTTCAGATCTATTTGAAGAAAAATATATCTATAAAGATTATCTGCCTGCTTTTAAGTATATTCTGATAGATACAAATAAAATTGAAGAAGAGAGATTTCGCCTTAACATAAATAACAAATGTCTTCTAAGCGCATTATTGCTGTTTAAATTCATATTTTTAGGTAAAGACTTAAATAAATATTCTGAGATACTCTATATCGTAAAAGATTTAGATTTAGACGAGTTTTTGATATACTTGATGTATATTACAACTGTAAATGACCTGGAAGAAGAAGAAATAAAAACTATATTAGACTCTACTGTAGGAGGTGATAAGATGGCACCTGTAATTGAGAAGTGGATAGAAAAGGGAAGAGAAGAGGGCATTAAAAAAGGTAAGGAAGAAGGACTATTAGAAGGTATGGAGAAAGGTAAGATAGAGGGTATGATTATTGAAGCCCAGGATTTACTTTTAGATGCCATTGAAGCCAAATTTGATAAAGTCCCAAGAGATATAAAACTAATGGTGAAAAAAACAAAAGATAGGGATAAACTAAGAAGCATACTTAAAGCGACCATCAAGGTTCAAAGCATAGATGAAATAAGGGATATGTTTTAA
- a CDS encoding helicase-related protein, producing MTKNYIIRGIKINTDLTFITNENGQSLLERFKVLIKDAEFFDCLVGYFYTSGFHNLYEAFVKTKRIRILIGIGTDKKTHELIRSYHHVKEVYSDEVKEEIEDSENKYEVEKGIELFKEWLKSGKIQIKAYPERNLHAKLYIMSFSESDRDAGRVITGSSNFSQSGLSNNLEFNVELKNVSDYKFAKEKFEELWENSVDVSEDYITTIEQKTWLRNDISPYELFLKFLYEYFKRDLEESGELYNLELPNNFLQLEYQKQAVINARRILEEYGGVFLSDVVGLGKTYMAAMLASQLDGRTLILASPVLINPKNPGSWVNVFREFNLKFDTESIGQLKRVKETYNLDKYKNIIIDESHKFRTEDTVSYTLLSEICRGKRIILVSATPYNNSPQDILSQIKLFQSPRKSTIPGIIDLESFFNNLKKKLKSIDKKENPEKYIEAVKENAYLIREKILKYLMIRRTRSEIEKYFPKDLEKNKLKFPQVNDPIALFYELNDEENKIFDETIRLITKQISYARYTPLLYLKSKDLSIIEKYGQLNMGTFMKVLLVKRLESSFHAFRLTIDRFIDNYKKFIDEFKKGNVYISKKYTNKIFEYIENDDDEAIQKLIEEDKAERYSSDEFEERFKEDLERDYETFSKIKTMWGRISRDPKLKKLLEQLKTNKILKDKKLIIFSESKDTVNYIAEKIENDLNKKILVFSSSSSEKIKDIVIENFDANSNNQKDEYNILISTEVLSEGVNLHRSNVIINYDIPWNPTRMMQRVGRINRVGTKFDELFVFNFFPTQQSNDQIKLQEIAKSKIEAFLTLLGDDAAVLTEDEPIGSHELFGKLTSKTTITGESEIEESELKYFRILQDIREKNPDLFQKIKYLPKKARSAKISHKKSGLLTYFRKGKVEKFYLAKRGESTELDFMSAASLLESAPEDLRVKLPENFYDLLNLNTEQFSQTLNSTEPMPTRRGRDKSLTILRYLKAIDKTPLTDTQEQYIETLQEKLENGEIPKKTLTKILQSIENLKEQKVNSLKILGAIQSALPERLLKEHYSSSSSDEDISNKTEVILSMYLKEGQ from the coding sequence ATGACTAAAAATTACATTATAAGGGGAATTAAAATCAATACAGACCTAACCTTTATTACAAACGAAAATGGACAAAGCCTACTTGAGCGCTTTAAGGTGTTGATAAAGGACGCTGAGTTTTTTGATTGCTTGGTTGGGTATTTTTATACGAGCGGATTTCATAATCTATATGAAGCCTTTGTAAAAACAAAAAGGATTAGGATTTTAATTGGAATCGGCACGGATAAAAAAACACATGAGCTTATTAGATCTTACCATCACGTAAAAGAAGTGTATTCAGATGAAGTAAAAGAAGAAATAGAGGATTCAGAAAACAAATATGAAGTAGAAAAGGGAATTGAGCTTTTTAAAGAGTGGCTCAAATCTGGCAAAATTCAGATTAAAGCCTATCCTGAAAGGAACTTGCACGCAAAGCTATATATAATGAGCTTTTCTGAAAGCGACAGGGATGCAGGACGAGTCATTACAGGTTCAAGTAATTTCAGCCAGTCTGGCTTGTCCAATAATTTAGAATTCAACGTCGAGCTAAAAAATGTTAGCGATTACAAATTCGCGAAAGAAAAATTTGAAGAATTATGGGAAAACTCAGTCGATGTAAGTGAAGACTATATTACAACTATCGAACAAAAAACATGGCTAAGAAATGATATATCCCCTTACGAATTATTTTTGAAGTTTTTGTACGAATATTTCAAACGTGACCTGGAAGAGTCAGGCGAGCTATATAACCTAGAACTTCCAAATAATTTTTTGCAGCTTGAATACCAAAAGCAGGCGGTCATAAACGCAAGGCGCATACTGGAAGAATACGGTGGAGTCTTCTTATCTGACGTGGTGGGATTAGGAAAAACCTATATGGCAGCAATGCTCGCTTCACAGCTTGATGGCAGAACGCTAATATTGGCCTCTCCTGTTTTAATTAACCCAAAAAATCCTGGCTCATGGGTAAACGTGTTCAGGGAGTTTAACTTAAAATTTGATACAGAATCTATTGGCCAATTAAAAAGGGTAAAAGAAACGTATAATCTTGATAAATACAAAAATATAATAATAGATGAGTCTCACAAATTCAGAACTGAGGACACAGTATCTTATACCCTCCTTTCTGAAATATGTCGCGGCAAAAGGATAATATTAGTTAGCGCAACCCCATATAACAATTCTCCACAGGACATTTTATCTCAGATAAAACTATTTCAGAGCCCTCGAAAAAGCACGATTCCAGGCATAATAGATTTAGAAAGCTTCTTTAACAATCTGAAAAAAAAGCTTAAAAGCATAGATAAAAAAGAAAATCCTGAAAAATACATCGAAGCAGTTAAAGAAAACGCATATCTAATAAGAGAAAAAATTTTAAAATATCTTATGATAAGGCGAACAAGAAGTGAAATAGAAAAGTATTTTCCTAAAGATTTAGAGAAAAATAAGTTAAAATTTCCTCAGGTAAATGACCCAATAGCGCTCTTTTATGAGTTAAACGATGAAGAAAACAAAATTTTTGACGAAACTATAAGGTTAATAACTAAACAAATTAGCTACGCAAGATACACCCCGCTTCTTTACTTAAAATCAAAAGATCTATCAATCATCGAAAAATATGGTCAGCTAAACATGGGCACATTTATGAAAGTGCTACTTGTAAAGAGGCTGGAGAGCTCATTTCACGCATTTCGTCTGACAATAGATAGATTTATAGATAACTATAAAAAATTTATAGATGAATTTAAGAAAGGCAACGTGTATATAAGCAAAAAATATACAAATAAAATATTCGAATATATAGAAAATGACGACGATGAGGCTATCCAAAAGTTAATAGAAGAGGATAAAGCTGAAAGATATTCAAGCGATGAATTTGAGGAAAGATTTAAAGAAGATTTAGAAAGAGATTATGAAACTTTTTCCAAAATAAAAACAATGTGGGGAAGAATTAGTAGAGATCCAAAACTTAAGAAACTTCTTGAACAATTAAAGACAAATAAGATTTTAAAGGATAAAAAGTTAATAATATTTAGCGAATCCAAAGATACTGTAAATTATATTGCAGAAAAAATTGAAAATGATCTTAATAAAAAAATACTAGTATTTAGCAGCTCATCAAGCGAGAAAATAAAAGATATTGTAATAGAAAACTTTGATGCTAATTCAAATAATCAAAAAGACGAGTACAACATTTTAATTTCTACTGAAGTATTGTCCGAAGGCGTAAACCTTCATAGGTCAAACGTAATTATAAACTACGATATTCCATGGAATCCCACAAGAATGATGCAGCGAGTTGGAAGAATAAACCGCGTCGGCACAAAATTTGACGAATTGTTCGTTTTTAACTTCTTTCCTACTCAGCAGTCAAATGACCAGATCAAACTTCAAGAAATAGCCAAATCAAAGATAGAGGCATTCCTGACCTTATTGGGTGACGATGCAGCAGTGCTAACTGAAGACGAACCAATAGGATCACATGAATTGTTTGGAAAATTAACTTCAAAGACCACAATTACCGGAGAAAGCGAAATAGAAGAAAGCGAATTAAAATACTTTAGAATTCTTCAAGATATTAGAGAAAAGAATCCAGATTTGTTCCAAAAAATTAAATATCTGCCAAAGAAGGCAAGAAGTGCAAAGATAAGTCATAAAAAGTCAGGTTTACTTACATATTTTAGAAAGGGAAAGGTGGAAAAATTTTATCTTGCAAAAAGAGGCGAATCAACTGAATTAGATTTTATGAGCGCAGCATCTCTCCTGGAAAGCGCACCAGAAGATCTAAGAGTAAAATTACCAGAAAATTTTTATGATCTTTTAAACTTAAACACAGAGCAATTTTCACAAACTTTAAATAGCACTGAACCCATGCCCACAAGAAGAGGCAGGGATAAATCTCTAACCATACTAAGATACCTTAAAGCAATAGACAAAACTCCTCTTACCGACACACAAGAACAATATATAGAAACTTTGCAGGAGAAATTAGAAAATGGCGAAATCCCTAAAAAAACCTTAACTAAGATTTTGCAATCTATAGAAAACCTAAAAGAACAAAAGGTAAATTCTTTAAAAATTCTGGGTGCAATTCAAAGCGCCTTGCCAGAAAGGCTATTAAAAGAACACTACTCAAGCTCTTCATCTGATGAAGACATCTCAAATAAAACAGAAGTAATTTTGTCTATGTATCTAAAGGAGGGGCAATGA